The Streptomyces sp. NBC_01363 region CAGCTGCTCGCCGTCTCCAACGACTCCATCCACACCCTGCGCGTCTTCGCCGAGCAGGAGGGCCTGGAGTACCCGCTGGTCTCGGACTTCTGGCCGCACGGCGAGACCTCGCGGGCCTACGGCGTCTTCGACGAGGAGAAGGGCTGCGCGGTGCGCGGCACCTTCATCATCGACAAGGAGGGTGTGGTGCGCTGGACCGTCGTCAACGGTCTGCCCGACGCACGCGACCTCAACGACTACATCAAGGCGCTCGGCGCGCTCTGAACCGGCACCGGCTGATCTGCCGGCGACCCGGCGAAAAGCCTGCTTCGCCGGGAACCGGTCACTAGGATCCAGTCGTTGATCGGATGCCAACGCAACGTGGAGGCGCCGGCGCCAGCCGGCCCCCAAGGAAACCAATGGGAGGACTCGTGGGAGTCAGCCTCAGCAAGGGCGGCAACGTCTCGCTGACCAAGGCCGCGCCCAACCTGACCGCGGTCGTCGTCGGTCTCGGCTGGGACGCTCGGACCACCACCGGTGGTGACTTCGACCTCGACGCCAGCGCCCTGCTGACGAATGCCGAGGGCAAGGTCGGCAGCGACGGAAACTTCGTCTTCTTCAACAACCTGAAGAGCCCCGACGGCTCCGTCGAGCACACCGGTGACAACCTCACCGGTGAGGGCGAGGGCGACGACGAGGTCATCAAGGTGAACCTGGCCGGCGTCCCGGCCGATGTCGACAAGATCGTCTTCCCGGTCTCGATCTACGAGGCCGAGACCCGGCAGCAGAGCTTCGGCCAGGTGCGCAACGCGTACATCCGGGTGGTCAACCAGGCCGACAACAGCGAGCTGGCCCGCTACGACCTGAGCGAGGACGCCTCGACGGAGACCGCCATGGTCTTCGGCGAGCTGTACCGCAACGGGGCGGAGTGGAAGTTCCGTGCCATCGGTCAGGGGTACGCCTCGGGTCTGCGCGGCATCGCGCAGGACTTCGGCGTCAACGTCTGAGAAGGCGCGACCGGGCCGGGCCGCTGAGGCGCGGCCCGGTTCACGCCACCATGTACCTCGTCCGGCGCCGCACCCTTGTGCGGCGCCGGACGCGCTCGACAGACGGCTCGGGGGGCTGCACGGCCCAACGGGCCCAGCAGACGGTTCATCGACTCGGGGAGGACACACACCATGGGCGTCACGCTCGCCAAGGGAGGCAATGTCTCCCTCTCCAAGGCCGCACCCAACCTCACCCAGGTGCTGGTCGGTCTCGGCTGGGACGCACGATCCACCACGGGCGCCGACTTCGACCTCGACGCCAGCGCGCTGCTGTGCCAGTCGGGCCGGGTGCTCGGCGACGAATGGTTCGTGTTCTACAACAACCTCACGAGCCCCGACGGCTCCGTGGAGCACACCGGCGACAACCTCACGGGCGAGGGCGAGGGCGACGACGAATCCGTCATCGTGAACCTCACCCAGGTGCCGGCGCACTGCGACAAGATCGTTTTTCCGGTCTCCATCCATGACGCCGACAACAGGGGTCAGACCTTCGGCCAGGTCAGCAATGCATTCATCCGCGTGGTCAACCAGGCGGACGGTCAGGAACTCGCGCGTTACGACCTCAGCGAGGACGCCTCGACGGAAACCGCAATGATCTTCGGCGAGCTCTATCGGTACAACGGCGAGTGGAAGTTCCGTGCAGTGGGACAGGGGTACGCGTCCGGCCTGCGCGGCATCGCTCTAGACTTCGGGGTCAACGTTTCGTAAAGCCGCGCCGCGCACGGCGCGGGGGAGCCCCGTACACCTCGGGGGAGACCCGTTACATACACGATGGGGTAGCCAGTGCTTCTGAAAACCTTCGGCTGGTCGTTCGCGATTACCGCGCTCGGCCTGGTCGCAGCTGTGATCTACGGGGGGTGGGAAGCCTTCGGGGTCGTTGCGATTCTTTCCGTCCTGGAGATCTCGCTGTCCTTCGACAATGCGGTGGTCAACGCCGGAATCCTGAAGAAGATGAATGCCTTCTGGCAGAAGATCTTCCTCACGATCGGTGTGCTCATCGCGGTCTTCGGTATGCGGCTGGTGTTCCCCGTCGTGATCGTGGCCATCACCGCCAAGCTGGGTCCGATCGAAGCGGTCGACCTTTCGTTCAACCAGCCCGACCGCTACCAGGAACTGGTCACGGACGCCCACCCGGCGATTGCCGCCTTCGGTGGCATGTTCCTGCTGATGATCTTCCTCGACTTCATTTTCGAGGACCGTGACATCCAGTGGCTGCGCTGGATCGAGCGTCCGCTCGCCAAGCTCGGCAAGGTCGACATGCTGTCGGTCTGCATCGCGCTGATCGTGCTGCTGATCTCGGCCATGACCTTCGCGACCAGCGCGCACCAGCACGGTGGCGGTCACGCGGACAAGGCGGAGACGGTCCTGCTCGCCGGTGTCGCCGGTCTGATCACGTACCTCATCGTCGGCGGCCTCTCCGGCTTCTTCGAGAACAAGCTGGAGGAGGAGGAAGAGCGCGAGCACGAGGTCGAGGAGGAGGCCAAGAAGAGCGGCAAGAAGGTTTCCGCGATCGTGCTCTCCGGCAAGGCCGCGTTCTTCATGTTCCTCTACCTGGAAGTGCTCGACGCGTCCTTCTCGTTCGACGGTGTCATCGGCGCCTTCGCCATCACCAACAACATCGTGCTGATGGCCCTCGGCCTCGGTATCGGCGCCATGTACGTCCGTTCGCTCACGGTCTACCTGGTCCGCCAGGGCACGCTCGACGACTACGTCTACCTGGAGCACGGCGCCCACTACGCCATCGGCGCGCTGGCCGTGATCCTGCTCATCACCATCCAGTACCAGATCAACGAGCTCATCACCGGTCTCGTCGGTGTCGTGCTGATCGCCTGGTCCTTCTGGTCCTCGGTCCGGCGCAACAAGGCGCTGGAAGCCGAAGGCGGCAACGACGCCGGTTCCAAGGCGGAAGTCCCGTCCGGGGTGTGACCCGGTAGGGATTGAGGAACGCTCTACGCGGGGCGGTCCGTGAGGCAACGGTTCTCCGGAGACATCCGGACCCGGCCCCGCGGCCGCCCCGCAGCGATGTGGGCGTCCCCGGCGAGGCACGGGGCGGCCGCGGGGGCCGGGGCACTTTTTCTACACGTGTGGGGGTTGGGGATGGCGTTCTGGGACAACCTGTGGCCGCGGCGGGAGGCACAGTTCGAGTCGGGCAGCGCGGCGACGAGCTCCATCGTGCTCTCCAGGCGGCACGCCACGGTCTCGCTCACCAAACAGGGCGCGCTGACCGGCAATCTGCGGGTCAACCTCTCCTGGCAGATGCGTACGTCGGACATCATGGGCCGGTCGCGGCAGAGCGGCCGACTGCTGCGGCCGATGAACCTCTTCAAGCCCGAGGTGGTCCAGGCCCACACCCAGGGCATGGTCAACGTCGACCTGGACCTGGGCTGCATGTACGAGCTGAAGGACGGTACCAAGGGAGTCGTCCAGCCGCTGGGCAACCTCATCGGCGACCTGAACGGGCCGCCGTACATCCGGCTCAGCGGGGACGACCGCTTCGGTGCGCCTTCGGGTGAGACCGTCTACGTCAATCTCGACCAGCGCGACCAGATCAAACGGCTGCTGTTCTTCGTCTACATCTACGACCAGACGCCGGCCTTCGACCGTACGCACGCCAAGGTGACGCTCTACCCGGGCAACGGCCCGCGGATCGAGATCGAACTCGACGAGCATGCCCCGGAGGCCCGTTCCTGTGCCGTGTTCACGGTGGAGAACATCAAGGACGAGCTGATCGTGCGGCGCGAGGTGAAGTTCGTGTACGGATTCCAGTCGGAGCTGGACCGGCTGTACGGCTTCGGCATGCAGTGGGGGCGCGGCTACAAGTCCCGGACCTGAACGACGCCCGGGAACCGGGCCCTCACCGGGGCCCGGGGCGCTTCGGAGCGCTTCCCGGCCGCGTCCCTCAGGACCGTACGAACTGCGGCCCCTGCGGGGGCAGCACGAAATTCGGGTCCGGGGCGGGTGCCGCGGCCGCGGCGGGCTGCGGATAACCGTAGGCCGGCTGAGCGGCGGCGGGCTGTGGGTACCCGTACGCGGGCTGGGGAGCGTGCTGGGCCGCCGCGGGCCGCGGGTAGCCGTACGCGGGCTGCTGGTGCTGGACCGTGGCCTGCGCATCGGGGCCGGGTGCCGCGGCCGGCGGGAAGCCGGGCGCGGGCGGGAACCCGGGCGCCGTCACCGGCACGGGCGCGGGAGCCGCCGCGTGCGACGGGGCCGGCTCGGGTTCGGCCGCGGTCTCGTCGACCGAGATGCCGAAGGCGGTCGCCAGGCCGACCAGCCCGGTCGGATAGCCCTGTCCCACGGCTCG contains the following coding sequences:
- a CDS encoding peroxiredoxin, whose translation is MAIEVGTKAPDFELKDNHGRTVKLSDFRGEKNVVLLFYPFAFTGVCTGELCALRDELPKFENDDTQLLAVSNDSIHTLRVFAEQEGLEYPLVSDFWPHGETSRAYGVFDEEKGCAVRGTFIIDKEGVVRWTVVNGLPDARDLNDYIKALGAL
- a CDS encoding TerD family protein translates to MGVSLSKGGNVSLTKAAPNLTAVVVGLGWDARTTTGGDFDLDASALLTNAEGKVGSDGNFVFFNNLKSPDGSVEHTGDNLTGEGEGDDEVIKVNLAGVPADVDKIVFPVSIYEAETRQQSFGQVRNAYIRVVNQADNSELARYDLSEDASTETAMVFGELYRNGAEWKFRAIGQGYASGLRGIAQDFGVNV
- a CDS encoding TerD family protein — protein: MGVTLAKGGNVSLSKAAPNLTQVLVGLGWDARSTTGADFDLDASALLCQSGRVLGDEWFVFYNNLTSPDGSVEHTGDNLTGEGEGDDESVIVNLTQVPAHCDKIVFPVSIHDADNRGQTFGQVSNAFIRVVNQADGQELARYDLSEDASTETAMIFGELYRYNGEWKFRAVGQGYASGLRGIALDFGVNVS
- a CDS encoding DUF475 domain-containing protein; amino-acid sequence: MLLKTFGWSFAITALGLVAAVIYGGWEAFGVVAILSVLEISLSFDNAVVNAGILKKMNAFWQKIFLTIGVLIAVFGMRLVFPVVIVAITAKLGPIEAVDLSFNQPDRYQELVTDAHPAIAAFGGMFLLMIFLDFIFEDRDIQWLRWIERPLAKLGKVDMLSVCIALIVLLISAMTFATSAHQHGGGHADKAETVLLAGVAGLITYLIVGGLSGFFENKLEEEEEREHEVEEEAKKSGKKVSAIVLSGKAAFFMFLYLEVLDASFSFDGVIGAFAITNNIVLMALGLGIGAMYVRSLTVYLVRQGTLDDYVYLEHGAHYAIGALAVILLITIQYQINELITGLVGVVLIAWSFWSSVRRNKALEAEGGNDAGSKAEVPSGV
- a CDS encoding Tellurium resistance, giving the protein MAFWDNLWPRREAQFESGSAATSSIVLSRRHATVSLTKQGALTGNLRVNLSWQMRTSDIMGRSRQSGRLLRPMNLFKPEVVQAHTQGMVNVDLDLGCMYELKDGTKGVVQPLGNLIGDLNGPPYIRLSGDDRFGAPSGETVYVNLDQRDQIKRLLFFVYIYDQTPAFDRTHAKVTLYPGNGPRIEIELDEHAPEARSCAVFTVENIKDELIVRREVKFVYGFQSELDRLYGFGMQWGRGYKSRT